A window of Pirellula sp. SH-Sr6A contains these coding sequences:
- a CDS encoding beta strand repeat-containing protein, with protein sequence MPTSSSTALFVNNGANSKNIDFAGGANIANGVRFAAGSSAYTFRPFSGVGLQLQGSNSFLENLGGNNQQINAGVTFSGAGSKTISATSTGGLQFGGSVSNTAASALTISKSGTGAIAFTGSLTSNAGLAITNSNATGNVTIGNATVSGSTVSVGGTGATSFTGTLTNAAGVLTLTKAGTGTLSTSGISSAAGVSISNSGTGVTTIGSISNTSGNVAISNSAAATLNVGAITGGGNLQITNSDATGVVRLNNNVGASTVSFSGGGRVEVASGVTVNGSTAVSGAGSSLTGLGSFGNSVVIQNGGTLSPGVSGAGSLAFNGGLAFDSGSTFSWDLVNTTTGFDTVAVSGGSGLSINSGATSVLNISNAIDASFWNTNQSWNVFTGTFAAPGSVFGNITLAGAAPDVTKGFFTWSSSTNGVTLNFTAVPEPSSMALLGLAGVIGGAYARRRNKLAKRLTAAC encoded by the coding sequence GTGCCTACTAGTTCAAGCACAGCGTTGTTTGTGAACAATGGTGCCAACTCGAAGAATATCGATTTCGCGGGTGGAGCAAACATCGCCAACGGTGTTCGTTTCGCAGCCGGTTCGAGCGCTTATACGTTCCGTCCATTCTCAGGCGTTGGGCTGCAATTGCAGGGATCCAACTCGTTCCTCGAAAATCTCGGTGGAAATAATCAGCAAATCAACGCCGGCGTTACCTTTTCCGGCGCGGGGTCGAAGACCATTTCTGCAACGTCAACTGGCGGTCTTCAATTCGGTGGGAGTGTGAGCAACACCGCTGCATCGGCCCTAACTATTTCGAAGTCTGGTACTGGTGCAATCGCCTTCACGGGATCTTTAACAAGCAACGCGGGCTTGGCCATCACAAATTCGAACGCGACCGGGAATGTCACGATCGGAAACGCAACGGTTTCGGGATCGACAGTTTCGGTAGGCGGAACTGGGGCTACTTCGTTCACTGGCACTCTCACAAACGCCGCAGGGGTGCTGACGCTCACCAAGGCAGGCACAGGGACGCTTTCGACGAGCGGAATTTCGAGCGCTGCGGGTGTATCGATTTCGAACTCTGGAACGGGGGTTACTACCATAGGTAGCATTTCCAATACATCAGGAAATGTCGCGATTTCGAACTCCGCTGCTGCTACGCTGAACGTCGGAGCCATTACAGGTGGCGGAAATTTGCAGATCACAAATTCGGATGCGACAGGCGTTGTTCGTCTCAACAACAACGTGGGCGCATCGACGGTGTCGTTTTCAGGCGGAGGTCGTGTGGAAGTCGCTTCCGGGGTAACCGTCAATGGATCCACCGCCGTCTCGGGAGCCGGATCCTCGCTGACTGGTCTCGGTTCGTTTGGTAACTCCGTTGTGATCCAAAACGGTGGAACATTGAGCCCGGGTGTATCCGGTGCCGGTTCGCTTGCATTCAACGGCGGTCTCGCATTTGACTCCGGCTCGACTTTTTCGTGGGACTTGGTCAACACGACAACCGGTTTCGATACGGTAGCTGTTTCCGGTGGATCGGGGCTCTCGATCAACAGTGGAGCAACCTCGGTCCTCAACATCTCCAATGCGATCGACGCATCCTTTTGGAACACCAACCAAAGCTGGAATGTTTTCACCGGAACCTTTGCCGCTCCAGGCAGCGTCTTCGGCAACATCACTTTGGCAGGTGCAGCACCCGATGTTACAAAGGGCTTCTTCACCTGGAGTTCCAGTACCAACGGTGTGACGCTGAATTTCACCGCAGTTCCTGAGCCTTCGTCGATGGCATTGCTCGGATTGGCTGGGGTCATCGGGGGTGCTTATGCACGCCGCCGCAACAAGCTGGCCAAGCGTTTGACGGCGGCGTGCTAG